Proteins encoded within one genomic window of Halobacteriovoraceae bacterium:
- the gmk gene encoding guanylate kinase produces MNEEVEGKIIIIVSASGAGKSTLIKKLKIDFPDLLESVSFTTRPIREGEVDGVHYNFIDVETFLKMKDSGEFLEWANVHGKYYGTSKKFVEEKIQDGQNILFDLDVQGTDSFKTYFKQKAHAIFIAPPSLKELESRLRGRATDSETAIHQRILDAKQELLRSDDYDYKVYNDEIEIAYVELKNIVNEILGN; encoded by the coding sequence ATGAATGAAGAAGTTGAAGGTAAAATTATTATCATAGTGTCTGCTTCAGGAGCTGGAAAATCTACTTTAATAAAAAAACTTAAAATTGATTTTCCTGATTTACTTGAATCCGTCTCATTTACGACAAGACCTATTCGGGAAGGAGAAGTAGATGGAGTTCATTACAATTTTATTGATGTCGAAACATTTTTAAAAATGAAGGATAGTGGAGAATTTTTAGAATGGGCAAATGTGCATGGGAAATATTATGGAACATCTAAAAAATTTGTAGAAGAAAAGATCCAAGATGGGCAAAATATCTTATTTGATTTAGATGTTCAAGGAACTGATTCGTTTAAAACATATTTTAAACAGAAGGCCCATGCTATTTTTATTGCCCCTCCTTCTTTAAAAGAATTAGAAAGTAGGCTTCGTGGGCGTGCAACTGATTCAGAGACAGCGATTCATCAAAGAATTCTTGATGCAAAACAAGAACTTTTACGCTCAGATGATTATGACTACAAAGTCTATAATGACGAAATTGAAATTGCTTACGTAGAATTAAAAAACATAGTTAATGAAATACTGGGAAATTAA
- a CDS encoding YicC family protein → MAIQSMTGFGKAEFETDDFIISVEIKSVNHRFKDVRFKMPSIFNSLEIDLKNIISKYFKRGSFEISVSYKKNSVNSKMADLDFTKINQFLNDFEDRIESDGVRFECSPLDFLRSEFLQDTSDGYIDSLQNALMSTFEGACLDLTKSRVSEGSKLISILEEHKSEYYSIFNTISPLAEEYKVSIEKKLEKLINDYKEKIPVDQGRMLQEVLYYLEKLDIHEELNRITSHLNKVDEIFSSDNEVGRQIDFLVQELNRETNTIGSKSGNREISNRVVQMKVQLEKIREQGLNLE, encoded by the coding sequence ATGGCCATTCAATCAATGACAGGTTTTGGCAAGGCCGAATTTGAGACAGATGACTTTATAATTAGTGTAGAAATTAAAAGCGTGAACCATCGCTTCAAAGATGTACGCTTTAAGATGCCAAGTATATTTAATTCACTTGAAATAGATCTTAAAAATATCATTTCAAAATATTTCAAGCGTGGAAGTTTTGAAATATCAGTGAGTTATAAAAAAAACTCAGTCAATTCTAAGATGGCCGATTTAGATTTTACAAAAATAAATCAATTTTTAAATGATTTTGAAGATAGAATTGAAAGTGATGGTGTAAGATTTGAGTGTTCTCCTCTTGATTTTTTGCGAAGTGAGTTCTTACAAGACACCTCAGATGGGTATATAGATTCACTTCAAAATGCACTAATGAGTACATTTGAGGGAGCTTGTCTAGATTTAACTAAGTCAAGAGTATCAGAGGGAAGCAAACTAATTTCAATACTAGAAGAGCACAAGTCCGAATATTATAGTATTTTCAATACGATTTCTCCTCTGGCCGAAGAATATAAAGTTTCCATTGAAAAAAAATTAGAAAAACTTATTAACGATTACAAAGAAAAAATTCCAGTTGACCAAGGAAGGATGTTACAAGAAGTTCTTTATTATCTTGAAAAACTAGATATACATGAAGAATTAAATAGGATCACATCACATTTAAATAAAGTAGATGAGATATTCTCTAGTGATAATGAAGTTGGTAGACAAATTGATTTTTTAGTTCAAGAGCTTAACAGGGAAACAAACACAATTGGTTCCAAATCAGGAAACCGAGAAATTTCAAATAGAGTTGTTCAAATGAAAGTGCAATTGGAAAAAATTCGCGAACAAGGTTTAAATTTAGAATGA